Proteins from one Nakamurella multipartita DSM 44233 genomic window:
- the pheS gene encoding phenylalanine--tRNA ligase subunit alpha, translating into MTTASPSSAAPSSAVQSDQGLALPLDPTDEAGIERAVTAALAAVAAAADLDALKTVRLAHAGDRSPLALTNRALADLPKTERAAPGKFIGQSRRRVADAVAVRESELIAERDARILREETVDVTLPYDREPAGARHPISTIMARIEDVFVAMGWEVATGPELEAEWFNFDALNFPKDHPARAMQDSFYIAGDGPGGTGSGLVLRTHTSPVQIRSMLDREPPIYVVCPGRVYRSDELDATHTPVFHQVEGLAIDRHLSMAHLKGTLDHFARAMFGPESTTRLRPSFFPFTEPSAEMDVYFPDKKGGPGWVEWGGCGMVDPNVLIACGLDPNEWSGFAFGMGIERTLQFRNQIPDMRDLVEGDVRFTTAFGWEV; encoded by the coding sequence ATGACCACCGCCTCGCCCTCGTCGGCCGCGCCCAGCTCCGCGGTGCAGTCCGATCAGGGACTCGCCCTGCCCCTGGACCCGACCGACGAGGCCGGGATCGAGCGGGCCGTGACCGCGGCCCTGGCCGCCGTCGCCGCGGCCGCCGACCTGGACGCGCTCAAGACCGTCCGGTTGGCCCACGCCGGGGACCGCAGCCCGCTCGCCCTGACCAACCGGGCCCTGGCCGACCTGCCCAAGACCGAACGGGCCGCGCCGGGCAAGTTCATCGGACAGAGCCGGCGCCGGGTGGCCGACGCCGTCGCCGTCCGGGAGAGCGAGCTGATCGCCGAACGGGACGCCCGCATCCTGCGCGAGGAGACCGTCGACGTCACGCTGCCCTACGACCGGGAGCCGGCCGGGGCGCGTCACCCGATCTCCACCATCATGGCCCGGATCGAGGACGTCTTCGTGGCCATGGGCTGGGAGGTGGCCACCGGCCCCGAGCTGGAGGCCGAGTGGTTCAACTTCGATGCACTGAACTTCCCCAAGGACCATCCGGCGCGGGCCATGCAGGACTCGTTCTACATCGCCGGTGACGGGCCCGGCGGCACGGGCAGCGGGCTGGTGCTGCGCACCCACACCTCGCCGGTGCAGATCCGCAGCATGCTCGACCGGGAGCCGCCGATCTACGTGGTCTGCCCGGGCCGGGTGTACCGCTCGGACGAACTGGACGCCACCCACACGCCGGTGTTCCACCAGGTCGAGGGGCTGGCCATCGACCGTCACCTGTCGATGGCGCACCTGAAGGGGACGCTGGACCACTTCGCCCGGGCCATGTTCGGTCCGGAGTCGACGACCCGGCTGCGGCCCTCGTTCTTCCCGTTCACCGAGCCCAGCGCCGAGATGGACGTCTACTTCCCGGACAAGAAGGGTGGTCCGGGCTGGGTGGAGTGGGGCGGCTGCGGCATGGTCGATCCGAACGTGCTGATCGCCTGCGGGCTGGACCCGAACGAGTGGAGCGGCTTCGCCTTCGGCATGGGCATCGAGCGGACCCTGCAGTTCCGCAACCAGATTCCGGACATGCGGGACCTGGTCGAGGGTGACGTCCGGTTCACCACCGCATTCGGCTGGGAGGTCTGA